One region of Microbacterium sp. M28 genomic DNA includes:
- a CDS encoding DUF6882 domain-containing protein, whose translation MSFAALQPLADRAALFTALRQDALVTATDALGEHRWDADLNAGTLTFTANDDATRQFIARPHLIATLAPGPRSLLWAWAHPQGDAQGVAAQLRDYGQQYGIAELTQAELPFPEDAGEDVDSWIAQATHVIGSVAVEITGRSPYYSAPVGGGTRAVFLLDAPLAPLTVADAVIAAPRMLSTLTLPDARSSVWDAARLAGWNLEWTDEAFSGAVVSDASGSATFRFDEQARITGIEGSMSGATSA comes from the coding sequence ATGAGCTTCGCCGCACTCCAGCCCCTGGCCGATCGGGCCGCCCTGTTCACCGCGCTCCGCCAGGATGCACTCGTCACGGCGACCGACGCCCTGGGCGAGCACCGCTGGGATGCCGACCTGAACGCGGGCACCCTGACCTTCACGGCGAACGACGATGCGACGCGGCAGTTCATCGCACGTCCGCACCTGATCGCGACGCTCGCGCCGGGCCCTCGGTCGCTGCTGTGGGCGTGGGCTCACCCACAGGGCGATGCGCAGGGCGTCGCCGCGCAACTGCGCGACTACGGCCAGCAGTACGGCATCGCGGAGCTGACCCAGGCCGAGCTGCCGTTCCCCGAGGATGCCGGCGAGGACGTCGATTCGTGGATCGCCCAGGCGACGCATGTCATCGGCTCGGTCGCGGTGGAGATCACCGGGCGTTCGCCGTACTACTCCGCTCCGGTCGGCGGCGGCACGCGCGCCGTCTTCCTGCTGGACGCGCCGCTCGCTCCGCTGACCGTCGCGGATGCCGTCATCGCCGCACCCCGCATGCTCTCGACCCTGACCCTTCCTGATGCCCGGTCCTCCGTCTGGGACGCCGCCCGCCTGGCCGGCTGGAACCTGGAGTGGACCGACGAGGCCTTCTCCGGCGCTGTGGTCAGCGACGCGTCCGGCTCGGCGACCTTCCGCTTCGACGAGCAGGCCCGCATCACCGGTATCGAGGGCTCGATGAGCGGCGCGACTTCGGCCTGA
- a CDS encoding N-formylglutamate amidohydrolase: protein MSALELIPAGTTFTEAEIVVYADADARSLDEAIRDADVLISCPHAGAAIPAEIAEFLSPAVTRRLQFDFTDVATNAIVRRWASQDPRVVAVLNPHPRLVRDPNRAKPADVAADLTEAIERTRAAGAWQKVDLTGVDAIRPVTFSFFPILEVPDTDAGLHRLVDAFVEVAERGLGVYEHIRDELTERFIAEKLRSGDRFTRLSFHDTMNTTTTKDGAVNVPRDPKDRLPDVVALSNRGDARGEQRDPADPPTMDAARLRILAEAHRAGFATGDPADVALNKPYLGSQEILAAGVRFRELDDEARRAGAHFDAIQAEFRREFLLGDAAVAELHEPGTDWIAEDPAHIDEVAFACRRAWDLYREF from the coding sequence ATGTCCGCCCTCGAGCTGATCCCCGCAGGCACCACCTTCACCGAAGCCGAGATCGTCGTCTACGCGGACGCCGACGCCAGATCGCTGGACGAGGCGATCCGCGATGCCGACGTCCTCATCAGCTGTCCGCACGCCGGTGCGGCGATCCCCGCCGAGATCGCGGAGTTCCTCTCTCCCGCGGTGACGCGTCGGCTGCAGTTCGACTTCACGGACGTGGCGACCAATGCGATCGTCCGCCGCTGGGCGTCGCAGGATCCCCGCGTGGTCGCGGTGCTGAATCCGCACCCGCGCCTGGTGCGGGATCCGAATCGGGCCAAGCCGGCCGACGTCGCCGCAGACCTCACAGAGGCCATCGAGCGGACCAGAGCCGCCGGCGCCTGGCAGAAGGTGGATCTCACCGGCGTCGATGCGATCCGCCCCGTCACGTTCTCGTTCTTCCCCATCCTCGAGGTCCCCGACACGGATGCCGGACTCCACCGCCTCGTCGATGCGTTCGTCGAGGTCGCGGAGCGCGGTCTCGGCGTGTACGAGCACATCCGGGACGAGCTGACCGAGCGGTTCATCGCCGAGAAGCTTCGCTCAGGAGACCGCTTCACGCGCCTGTCGTTCCACGACACCATGAACACCACCACCACGAAGGACGGCGCCGTGAACGTGCCGCGGGATCCGAAAGACCGGCTTCCCGATGTCGTCGCCCTGTCGAACCGCGGCGATGCCAGAGGCGAACAGCGCGACCCCGCCGACCCGCCGACCATGGACGCCGCCCGCCTTCGGATCCTCGCCGAGGCCCACCGGGCGGGGTTCGCGACCGGCGACCCCGCCGACGTCGCGCTGAACAAGCCGTACCTGGGCAGCCAGGAGATCCTGGCCGCGGGCGTCCGGTTCCGCGAACTCGACGACGAAGCACGGCGCGCCGGCGCGCACTTCGATGCCATCCAGGCCGAGTTCCGCCGCGAGTTCCTGCTCGGCGACGCCGCCGTGGCCGAGCTGCATGAACCGGGAACCGACTGGATCGCCGAGGACCCCGCTCACATCGACGAGGTCGCCTTCGCGTGCCGTCGCGCCTGGGACCTCTACCGCGAGTTCTGA
- a CDS encoding anaerobic C4-dicarboxylate transporter family protein, with the protein MEAVLFILQLLVVLGCIVMGTRSSGVGLGLWGGAGVAILVFVFQLSPGSPPVDALLIVLSVVLAASMMQVAGGIDWMVSVAAKLIARNPKQITLVAPLVSFLFAAGAGTSNILYPLLPVIQDLSYRNGIRPSRPLSLSVVATGVALACSPVSAAMAAMVTLTDVPPYDFELIDILKVTIPAAIVGIVLSSLVVNRLGKDLADDQEVQAKIASGELAPPRAGAAEVKADVTVTKAGRNAAIIFLTGVLAIVVFGLFKGIRPLDAEGDPVGMTPIIEIVMFLVGTVILIVSRPNVADVPTATVFKAGMVSAIALFGLAWLTDTFLSAHVEFISESIGALVGAAPWIFALGVFLVCVLTTSQSTATRTIVPIGLAAGIPLGVLSGMWAGAFAGIYLLPTNGSQIAAANFDTSGTTKLGTKLVDHAFFLPTLILAVTTIGAGALFGALWGG; encoded by the coding sequence ATGGAAGCCGTCCTGTTCATCCTCCAGTTGCTCGTCGTGCTGGGCTGCATCGTCATGGGAACCCGCTCGAGCGGAGTCGGACTCGGCCTCTGGGGTGGCGCTGGTGTCGCGATCCTCGTGTTCGTCTTCCAACTCTCGCCCGGCTCTCCACCCGTCGACGCGCTGCTCATCGTGCTGTCGGTGGTGCTCGCGGCATCCATGATGCAGGTCGCCGGCGGCATCGACTGGATGGTCTCGGTCGCCGCGAAGCTGATCGCACGCAACCCCAAGCAGATCACGCTCGTGGCGCCGCTCGTGTCGTTCCTGTTCGCCGCCGGAGCGGGCACGTCGAACATCCTCTACCCGTTGCTGCCCGTCATCCAGGACCTGTCGTACCGCAACGGGATCCGCCCGTCCCGGCCGCTGTCGCTCTCCGTCGTCGCGACCGGTGTCGCGCTCGCCTGCAGTCCCGTGTCGGCTGCGATGGCGGCCATGGTCACGCTCACCGACGTGCCGCCGTACGACTTCGAGCTCATCGACATCCTGAAGGTGACGATCCCCGCCGCGATCGTCGGGATCGTGCTCAGCTCGCTCGTCGTGAACCGGCTCGGCAAGGATCTCGCCGACGATCAGGAGGTGCAGGCGAAGATCGCCAGCGGTGAGCTGGCACCTCCCCGCGCCGGGGCCGCCGAGGTCAAGGCCGACGTCACGGTGACGAAGGCCGGCCGGAACGCCGCGATCATCTTCCTCACCGGCGTGCTGGCGATCGTCGTGTTCGGACTCTTCAAGGGCATCCGCCCGTTGGATGCCGAAGGCGACCCCGTCGGCATGACCCCGATCATCGAGATCGTCATGTTCCTCGTCGGAACCGTCATCCTCATCGTCTCGCGGCCGAACGTGGCCGACGTGCCGACCGCCACGGTGTTCAAGGCCGGTATGGTCTCGGCGATCGCCCTCTTCGGACTCGCCTGGCTGACCGACACGTTCCTCTCGGCGCACGTCGAGTTCATCTCGGAGAGCATCGGTGCGCTGGTCGGCGCGGCGCCGTGGATCTTCGCGCTCGGCGTCTTCCTCGTCTGCGTGCTCACGACGAGCCAGTCCACGGCGACCCGCACGATCGTGCCGATCGGGCTCGCGGCCGGCATTCCGCTGGGAGTGCTCAGCGGAATGTGGGCCGGTGCATTCGCGGGGATCTACCTGCTGCCGACCAACGGATCCCAGATCGCCGCGGCGAACTTCGACACGTCGGGCACGACGAAGCTGGGCACCAAGCTCGTCGACCACGCGTTCTTCCTGCCGACGCTGATCCTCGCCGTGACGACGATCGGCGCGGGCGCGCTGTTCGGCGCCCTCTGGGGCGGATGA
- a CDS encoding phage holin family protein has product MRNGIIRFGALYVFNVAVLLIIGLVLPSVSVGWHALWASVILTLAALFIKPLLKSVFRKSAARSAADRTKTGEKVVQYALVYVVELIIWVITVWLSPVSIDGFWGFALPPLLLLLGWVIYDQVDDVLRRKAGDVYDRVAGSRRTPTEAAAPANGAAPAARTDLEPDDGLTPEQRRMLDEL; this is encoded by the coding sequence ATGAGGAACGGCATCATCCGCTTCGGCGCGCTCTACGTCTTCAACGTCGCGGTCCTGCTCATCATCGGGCTGGTGCTGCCCAGCGTGAGCGTGGGATGGCATGCCCTGTGGGCATCTGTGATCCTGACGCTCGCCGCCCTGTTCATCAAGCCGCTGCTGAAGAGCGTGTTCCGCAAGTCGGCGGCCCGGTCGGCCGCCGACCGCACCAAGACAGGCGAGAAGGTCGTCCAGTACGCGCTCGTCTACGTCGTCGAACTGATCATCTGGGTCATCACCGTGTGGCTCAGCCCGGTGTCGATCGATGGCTTCTGGGGCTTCGCCCTCCCACCGCTGCTCCTGCTGCTCGGCTGGGTGATCTACGACCAGGTCGACGATGTCCTGCGCCGCAAGGCCGGCGACGTGTACGACCGGGTCGCCGGATCGCGACGTACGCCGACGGAGGCCGCGGCGCCCGCCAACGGGGCCGCGCCGGCGGCTCGCACCGACCTCGAGCCTGATGACGGCCTGACGCCCGAGCAGCGCAGAATGCTCGACGAGCTGTAG
- a CDS encoding bifunctional methylenetetrahydrofolate dehydrogenase/methenyltetrahydrofolate cyclohydrolase, with translation MTAVVLDGKAASAEIKAELAERVAALREKGIVPGIATVLVGADPASQLYVGMKHRQSEAIGMNSIQCELPADATQEQVEALIDELNADPSCHGYIVQLPLPKHLDTDAILERIDPAKDADGLHPTNLGRLVLNVNAPIHTPLPCTPRGVIELLLRNDYDLKGKHVVVVGRGVTIGRPMGLLLTRRDINATVTQVHTGTPDMAPYLRQADVIVAGAGVKHLIRAEDVKPGAAVLDVGVTRETDPETGKNKVHGDVHPDVAEVAGWISPNPGGVGPMTVALLMTNVVEAAERLAG, from the coding sequence GTGACCGCTGTCGTCCTGGACGGCAAGGCGGCATCCGCCGAGATCAAGGCGGAGCTGGCCGAGCGGGTCGCGGCGCTGCGGGAGAAGGGCATCGTCCCCGGCATCGCCACGGTGCTGGTCGGGGCGGACCCGGCGTCCCAGCTGTACGTCGGGATGAAGCACCGGCAGTCCGAGGCGATCGGGATGAACTCGATCCAGTGCGAGCTTCCCGCCGACGCCACGCAGGAGCAGGTCGAGGCGCTGATCGACGAGCTCAACGCCGATCCGTCCTGCCACGGGTACATCGTGCAGCTGCCGCTGCCGAAGCACCTCGACACCGACGCGATCCTCGAGCGGATCGACCCGGCCAAGGACGCGGACGGTCTGCACCCGACGAATCTCGGTCGGCTGGTGCTCAACGTCAACGCGCCGATCCACACGCCGCTGCCCTGTACGCCGCGCGGTGTCATCGAGCTGCTGCTGCGCAATGACTACGACCTCAAGGGCAAGCACGTCGTCGTCGTGGGCCGCGGTGTGACGATCGGTCGTCCGATGGGGTTGCTCCTCACGCGTCGCGACATCAACGCGACCGTGACCCAGGTGCACACCGGCACCCCGGACATGGCGCCGTACCTGCGTCAGGCCGACGTGATCGTGGCGGGGGCGGGCGTCAAGCACCTGATCCGCGCCGAGGACGTGAAGCCGGGTGCCGCCGTGCTGGACGTCGGCGTCACGCGCGAGACCGATCCGGAGACCGGCAAGAACAAGGTCCACGGCGACGTGCACCCGGATGTGGCGGAGGTCGCCGGCTGGATCTCTCCGAATCCGGGCGGCGTTGGTCCGATGACGGTGGCGCTGCTCATGACGAACGTCGTGGAGGCCGCCGAGCGTCTCGCCGGCTGA
- the glyA gene encoding serine hydroxymethyltransferase encodes MTDPYFNAPLSEVDPEIAEVLERELNRQRGFLEMIASENFVPVSVLQSQGSVLTNKYAEGYPGRRYYGGCEEVDVAESLAIERAKSLFGSEFANVQPHSGATANAAVLHAIARPGDTLLGLSLDHGGHLTHGMKINFSGRLYDIVAYGVDPETSLVDMDEVRRLAIEHKPKVIIAGWSAYPRQLDFAKFREIADEVGAYLWVDMAHFAGLVAAGVHPNPVPHAHVVSSTVHKTIGGPRSGFILTNDADLAKKINSAVFPGQQGGPLMHVIAAKATAFKIAATPEFKERQERTVRGAALLAERLGRQDVKDAGIAVRSGGTEVHLVLVDLRDAEIDGKQAEDLLHDIHITVNRNAVPNDPRPPMVTSGLRIGTPALATRGFGDAEFTEVADIIALALLPGADVAALKARVDALAAAFPLYPGLTQ; translated from the coding sequence ATGACCGACCCGTACTTCAACGCACCGCTTTCCGAGGTCGACCCGGAGATCGCCGAGGTCCTCGAGCGGGAGCTGAACCGCCAGCGGGGCTTCCTCGAGATGATCGCATCCGAGAACTTCGTCCCCGTCTCCGTTCTGCAGTCGCAGGGCTCCGTGCTCACGAACAAGTACGCCGAGGGCTACCCCGGTCGCCGCTACTACGGCGGTTGCGAAGAAGTGGACGTCGCGGAGTCGCTGGCCATCGAGCGGGCGAAGTCGCTGTTCGGGTCCGAGTTCGCCAACGTGCAGCCTCACTCCGGCGCCACGGCCAACGCGGCCGTGCTGCACGCGATCGCCCGCCCCGGTGACACGCTGCTCGGCCTCTCGCTCGACCACGGCGGCCACCTCACCCACGGCATGAAGATCAACTTCTCGGGCCGCCTGTACGACATCGTCGCGTACGGCGTCGACCCGGAGACCTCGCTCGTCGACATGGACGAGGTCCGTCGCCTCGCCATCGAGCACAAGCCGAAGGTCATCATCGCCGGCTGGTCGGCGTACCCGCGTCAGCTGGACTTCGCGAAGTTCCGCGAGATCGCAGATGAGGTCGGCGCCTACCTGTGGGTCGACATGGCGCACTTCGCCGGACTCGTGGCCGCTGGTGTGCACCCGAACCCCGTCCCGCACGCGCACGTCGTGTCGTCGACCGTGCACAAGACGATCGGCGGCCCTCGCTCCGGCTTCATCCTCACCAACGACGCGGACCTCGCCAAGAAGATCAACTCGGCCGTCTTCCCCGGCCAGCAGGGCGGTCCGCTCATGCACGTGATCGCCGCGAAGGCGACCGCGTTCAAGATCGCCGCGACGCCGGAGTTCAAGGAGCGTCAGGAGCGTACGGTTCGCGGCGCCGCTCTCCTCGCCGAGCGCCTCGGACGTCAGGACGTCAAGGATGCCGGCATCGCGGTCCGCTCCGGCGGGACCGAGGTGCACCTCGTGCTCGTCGACCTGCGCGACGCCGAGATCGACGGCAAGCAGGCCGAGGATCTGCTGCACGACATCCACATCACAGTCAACCGCAACGCGGTTCCGAACGACCCTCGTCCGCCGATGGTCACCTCGGGTCTGCGCATCGGCACGCCGGCGCTCGCCACGCGCGGGTTCGGGGATGCCGAGTTCACCGAGGTCGCCGACATCATCGCCCTCGCGCTCCTGCCCGGCGCCGACGTCGCGGCGCTCAAGGCGCGCGTGGACGCGCTCGCCGCTGCCTTCCCGCTCTACCCGGGGCTGACCCAGTGA
- a CDS encoding beta-N-acetylhexosaminidase, whose product MVLTLVPLPSSVTAGSGSFALSPATRIVIVDGADAAASALSDLLAHRPGLRSEVTTDPAVAGDIVLRSTDSDDEAYRLDVTDRVELTGSAAGLFYGIQTLRQLLREDAGAWSIPQVSIVDVPRFAYRGVMLDVARTFFDVATVKAFIDRASSLKFNRLHLHLTDDQGWRLQIDSRPLLTEKAAGTSALGRPGGFYTKDDFREIIAYAAAHHMVVVPEIDLPGHTHAIGLAYPETVEAPVMNDMLLAQSESLGQPLPVAGEPYQGWGVGHSSVRIHEEATWDFLRDVLGEVAELTPGPYLHVGGDECLGTPQADFDAFVERVTALTIELGKTPVAWHEAGSAAVAEGTVGQFWGSDTPSPEHIEHTLRFAERGGSVILSPSTRAYLDMKYSPEDPLGLSWAAVIDLEAAYSWEPTAIVPGLDPHAIIGIEGPLWAETLTTLDDVDHLFFPRAAALAEIAWAPASAKDWNAFRERVGGLGSVWDAEGWGGHRPAEIDWSTP is encoded by the coding sequence ATGGTCCTTACTCTTGTGCCGCTGCCCTCGTCCGTGACGGCGGGTTCCGGAAGCTTCGCCCTCTCCCCCGCCACGCGCATCGTCATCGTCGACGGTGCGGATGCCGCGGCATCCGCCCTGTCCGATCTGCTCGCCCACCGTCCCGGTCTCCGTTCGGAAGTGACGACGGACCCGGCGGTCGCCGGTGACATCGTCCTGCGCTCCACCGACTCGGACGACGAGGCCTACCGCCTCGATGTCACCGACCGGGTCGAGCTCACGGGCTCGGCCGCCGGCCTGTTCTACGGCATCCAGACCCTGCGGCAGCTGCTGCGCGAGGACGCAGGCGCCTGGTCGATCCCACAGGTCTCGATCGTCGATGTGCCGCGGTTCGCGTACCGAGGCGTCATGCTCGACGTCGCCCGCACGTTCTTCGACGTCGCCACCGTGAAGGCGTTCATCGACCGTGCATCGTCGCTCAAGTTCAATCGACTGCACCTGCACCTCACGGATGACCAGGGCTGGCGGCTGCAGATCGACAGCCGGCCGCTGCTGACCGAGAAGGCGGCCGGCACCTCGGCTCTCGGCCGACCGGGAGGCTTCTACACGAAGGACGACTTCCGCGAGATCATCGCGTACGCGGCCGCGCATCACATGGTCGTGGTTCCCGAGATCGACCTCCCCGGCCACACGCATGCGATCGGGCTCGCGTACCCGGAGACCGTCGAGGCCCCCGTGATGAACGACATGCTCCTGGCGCAGTCGGAGTCGCTCGGTCAGCCGCTGCCCGTCGCGGGCGAGCCGTACCAGGGCTGGGGCGTCGGCCATTCGTCGGTGCGCATCCATGAGGAGGCGACGTGGGACTTCCTGCGCGACGTGCTCGGCGAGGTCGCAGAGCTCACGCCCGGCCCGTACCTGCACGTCGGCGGCGACGAATGCCTCGGCACGCCTCAGGCGGACTTCGACGCCTTCGTCGAGCGCGTCACCGCGCTCACCATCGAGCTCGGCAAGACGCCGGTGGCGTGGCACGAAGCGGGGTCCGCCGCCGTGGCCGAGGGAACCGTCGGCCAGTTCTGGGGCAGCGACACCCCCTCGCCCGAGCACATCGAGCACACGCTCCGGTTCGCGGAACGCGGCGGCTCGGTCATCCTCTCGCCGTCCACGAGGGCGTATCTCGACATGAAGTACTCGCCGGAGGACCCGCTCGGACTGAGCTGGGCCGCCGTCATCGACCTCGAAGCCGCGTACTCCTGGGAGCCGACGGCGATCGTCCCCGGCCTCGACCCGCACGCGATCATCGGGATCGAGGGGCCGCTCTGGGCCGAGACTCTCACCACCCTCGACGACGTGGACCACCTCTTCTTCCCCCGCGCCGCCGCATTGGCCGAGATCGCCTGGGCTCCGGCTTCCGCCAAGGACTGGAATGCTTTCCGCGAGCGCGTCGGCGGACTCGGATCGGTGTGGGATGCCGAAGGATGGGGAGGACATCGCCCCGCCGAGATCGACTGGAGCACGCCATGA
- the nagA gene encoding N-acetylglucosamine-6-phosphate deacetylase, whose amino-acid sequence MTATVIHSARLVSGGRETAEGWVRFENGIVAATGVGSTWDDADSIVDATEVAGPGAVLTPGFIDIHGHGGAGASYDDGIEAIRTARNLHRAHGTTRAVISLVTASIDDLARRVGEIAELTESDAEILGSHLEGPFLDPGHQGAHEPTLLRAPVGADVQRLLDAGRGTVRQVTIAPELPGGIEAIRLIVAAGSVAAVGHTDADAETAAAAFDAGATLLTHAFNAMRGIHHRAPGPVLAAAADPRVVLEAIADNVHLDPHVIKLVFDAAPDRVALVTDAMAAAGSADGHYDLGAVKVTVTNGIARTDATGSIAGSTLTLDVALRRAVEAGVPLSAAVRAVTATPASVIGEAARLGRLDEGLVADAVLLNAGLQVRRVWVDGRSVQ is encoded by the coding sequence ATGACCGCAACCGTGATCCATTCCGCCCGCCTGGTATCGGGTGGACGGGAGACGGCTGAAGGCTGGGTCCGGTTCGAGAACGGCATCGTCGCGGCGACCGGCGTCGGAAGCACCTGGGATGACGCCGACTCGATCGTCGACGCGACGGAGGTCGCCGGCCCCGGTGCCGTCCTCACGCCCGGCTTCATCGACATCCACGGGCACGGCGGAGCCGGCGCATCCTACGACGACGGGATCGAGGCGATCCGCACCGCCCGCAACCTGCACCGCGCGCACGGGACGACGCGCGCGGTCATCTCGCTGGTGACGGCATCGATCGACGATCTCGCCCGCCGTGTGGGTGAGATCGCCGAGCTCACCGAGTCGGATGCCGAGATCCTCGGCTCCCACCTCGAGGGCCCTTTTCTGGACCCCGGTCATCAGGGTGCGCATGAACCGACCCTGCTGCGGGCACCCGTCGGCGCGGACGTCCAGCGTCTGCTCGACGCCGGCCGCGGCACCGTCCGCCAGGTCACGATCGCGCCGGAGCTGCCCGGCGGCATCGAGGCGATCCGGCTGATCGTCGCCGCCGGGTCGGTCGCGGCGGTCGGTCACACCGACGCGGATGCCGAGACCGCCGCAGCGGCTTTCGACGCCGGAGCGACATTGCTCACGCACGCGTTCAACGCGATGCGCGGCATCCACCACCGTGCGCCGGGTCCCGTGCTTGCGGCGGCGGCCGATCCTCGCGTGGTGCTGGAAGCGATCGCCGACAACGTCCACCTCGACCCGCACGTCATCAAGCTCGTGTTCGATGCGGCGCCGGACCGAGTCGCACTCGTGACCGACGCCATGGCTGCCGCCGGCAGCGCCGACGGCCACTACGACCTGGGGGCGGTGAAGGTGACGGTGACGAACGGAATCGCCCGCACCGACGCCACGGGCTCGATCGCCGGTTCGACGCTGACGCTGGACGTCGCGCTGCGCCGCGCCGTGGAGGCCGGCGTGCCGCTGAGTGCAGCCGTTCGAGCCGTGACGGCGACCCCGGCATCCGTCATCGGCGAGGCTGCCAGACTCGGGCGGCTCGACGAGGGCCTGGTCGCGGATGCCGTCCTGCTGAATGCCGGGCTGCAGGTGCGGCGCGTCTGGGTGGACGGCCGGTCGGTGCAGTGA